From a single Planococcus shenhongbingii genomic region:
- the ffh gene encoding signal recognition particle protein, which yields MAFEGLSERLQGTIQKIKGKGKVSEADVKEMMREVRFALIEADVNLKVVKEFVKKVSERAIGQDVMQSLTPGQQVVKIVKDELTSLMGGEQSKIEFSTKQPTVIMMVGLQGAGKTTTTGKLASLLRKKHNRKPLMVAADVYRPAAIQQLETIGKQLSLPVFSKGTDISPVEIARQAIEYARQEHMDTVLIDTAGRLHVDENLMQELKDIRALKEPDEIFLVVDAMTGQDAVNVAQSFNEALGITGVVLTKLDGDTRGGAALSIRSVTDKPIKFVGMGEKMDALEAFYPERMASRILGMGDMLSLIEKAQSNVDEEKAKELEEKFRTSSFTFDDFLDQLTQVKQMGPLDEILKMLPGANKIKGLENAKVDESQMGRVEAIIRSMTKQEKITPEIINANRRKRIAKGSGTTIQDVNRLLKQFEDMKKMMKQMSGMNQKGKKKMSMPGLDSLFK from the coding sequence ATGGCATTTGAAGGATTATCCGAACGCCTGCAAGGGACCATCCAAAAGATTAAAGGCAAAGGTAAAGTGTCCGAAGCAGACGTCAAAGAGATGATGCGTGAAGTCCGCTTTGCTTTAATCGAAGCGGATGTCAATTTAAAAGTAGTAAAAGAATTTGTTAAAAAAGTAAGTGAGCGCGCAATCGGCCAAGATGTTATGCAAAGCTTGACGCCAGGCCAGCAAGTCGTGAAAATTGTTAAAGATGAACTGACGTCATTAATGGGCGGCGAACAAAGCAAAATAGAATTTTCTACAAAACAGCCGACCGTCATTATGATGGTCGGCTTACAGGGTGCAGGTAAAACGACCACTACCGGGAAACTGGCAAGCTTGCTGCGCAAAAAACACAACCGCAAGCCGCTAATGGTAGCAGCGGACGTTTACCGTCCGGCCGCCATTCAGCAGCTTGAAACAATCGGCAAGCAATTGTCCCTTCCGGTATTTTCGAAAGGAACAGATATTTCCCCTGTGGAAATAGCGCGCCAGGCAATTGAATATGCAAGGCAGGAACATATGGATACGGTTCTGATTGATACGGCCGGGCGTCTGCACGTCGATGAAAATCTCATGCAGGAACTGAAAGACATTCGCGCATTAAAAGAACCGGATGAAATTTTCCTGGTAGTTGATGCGATGACAGGGCAGGATGCAGTCAACGTGGCTCAAAGCTTCAATGAAGCGCTGGGCATCACAGGCGTCGTTTTAACGAAGCTTGATGGAGACACACGAGGCGGTGCTGCACTTTCAATCCGTTCAGTGACTGACAAGCCGATTAAATTTGTCGGGATGGGCGAAAAAATGGATGCGCTGGAAGCTTTCTACCCAGAACGCATGGCTTCCCGAATTCTCGGCATGGGCGATATGCTGTCATTGATTGAAAAGGCGCAGTCGAATGTCGATGAAGAAAAAGCAAAAGAACTGGAAGAGAAGTTCAGAACTTCTTCTTTCACGTTTGACGATTTCCTGGATCAACTGACTCAAGTGAAACAGATGGGACCGCTCGATGAAATTTTAAAAATGCTCCCAGGAGCGAATAAAATCAAAGGTCTTGAAAATGCGAAAGTCGATGAAAGCCAGATGGGCCGAGTAGAAGCGATTATTCGTTCAATGACAAAACAAGAGAAAATCACTCCTGAAATCATTAACGCAAATCGCCGCAAACGCATTGCTAAAGGATCTGGCACAACGATCCAAGACGTCAACCGTCTCTTGAAGCAATTCGAAGACATGAAGAAAATGATGAAACAAATGTCCGGCATGAACCAAAAAGGAAAAAAGAAAATGTCGATGCCAGGACTGGACTCACTTTTTAAATAA
- the rplS gene encoding 50S ribosomal protein L19, which produces MQNIIADITKEQLRSDHPDFRPGDTVRVHVKVVEGTRERIQVYEGVVIGRRGGGISESFTVRKISYGVGVERTFPVHTPKIAQLDVVRRGKVRRAKLYYLRNLRGKAARIKEIR; this is translated from the coding sequence ATGCAAAACATTATTGCAGACATTACTAAAGAACAACTACGTTCAGATCACCCAGATTTCCGTCCGGGAGACACTGTTCGTGTACACGTGAAAGTTGTCGAGGGAACTCGCGAACGTATTCAGGTATACGAAGGAGTAGTAATTGGTCGCCGTGGAGGCGGAATCAGTGAATCATTCACTGTCCGTAAAATCTCTTATGGTGTTGGTGTTGAGCGTACATTCCCTGTACACACACCAAAAATTGCACAACTTGATGTTGTCCGTCGCGGTAAAGTACGTCGTGCGAAATTGTACTACTTGCGCAACCTACGCGGTAAAGCAGCACGCATCAAAGAAATTCGATAA
- the ftsY gene encoding signal recognition particle-docking protein FtsY, with protein MSFFKKLKDKFAGNAEAEESTEKYKEGLTKTRTGFTSKINDLVAKYRKVDEDFFEELEEILLQADVGFETVMELMDQLRYEVQRQNVKDTSSVQSVISEKLVEIYQAGEEEINELKFSDELTVILFVGVNGVGKTTTIAKLAHRLKNEGKSVLLAAGDTFRAGAIEQLDIWGQRVGVDVIKQSEGSDPAAVMYDAVRAAKSRGVDVLICDTAGRLQNKVNLMNELEKVYRVISREIPGAPHEVLLALDATTGQNALVQAQMFKEATDVTGIVLTKLDGTAKGGIVLAIRSKLNIPVKFVGLGEQMDDLQPFDPQKYVYGLFAEGLDMEEEMENAEADK; from the coding sequence GTGAGTTTCTTTAAAAAGTTGAAAGATAAATTTGCAGGAAACGCGGAGGCTGAAGAGTCAACCGAGAAATATAAAGAAGGTTTAACCAAAACGCGTACCGGCTTTACTTCAAAAATTAATGATTTAGTAGCAAAATACCGGAAAGTAGATGAAGATTTCTTTGAAGAACTGGAAGAAATCCTGCTTCAAGCGGATGTTGGTTTTGAAACGGTTATGGAATTGATGGATCAGCTGCGTTACGAGGTCCAGCGGCAAAATGTCAAAGATACTTCTTCTGTCCAATCTGTTATATCTGAAAAACTGGTAGAGATTTATCAAGCCGGTGAAGAAGAAATCAATGAATTGAAATTTTCGGATGAGTTGACTGTTATTTTGTTTGTCGGCGTAAACGGTGTGGGTAAAACAACGACTATCGCTAAATTGGCGCACCGGTTGAAAAACGAAGGAAAGTCAGTTTTATTGGCTGCCGGAGATACTTTCCGTGCAGGAGCCATCGAACAATTGGATATTTGGGGCCAGCGTGTCGGCGTGGATGTCATCAAGCAAAGCGAAGGATCCGACCCAGCAGCGGTCATGTATGATGCAGTGCGTGCAGCGAAGTCACGTGGAGTAGATGTGCTGATTTGTGATACAGCTGGCAGGCTGCAAAACAAAGTCAATCTGATGAACGAACTGGAGAAAGTATATCGTGTCATTTCTCGGGAAATTCCTGGAGCGCCGCATGAAGTGCTGCTGGCTCTTGATGCGACCACAGGTCAGAATGCTTTGGTACAAGCACAGATGTTTAAAGAAGCGACAGATGTGACGGGAATTGTATTAACCAAATTGGACGGCACCGCAAAAGGCGGAATCGTTTTGGCGATCCGAAGCAAATTGAATATTCCGGTGAAGTTTGTCGGGCTTGGTGAGCAAATGGACGATTTGCAGCCGTTTGATCCTCAGAAATATGTCTATGGATTATTTGCAGAAGGACTGGATATGGAAGAAGAAATGGAAAACGCAGAAGCAGACAAGTAA
- the ylqF gene encoding ribosome biogenesis GTPase YlqF, which yields MTIQWFPGHMAKARREVTEKLKLVDIIFELVDARLPLSSRNPMIDQVIQQKPRLIILNKMDMADEVETKKWIRYFEDQGTRAVAINSLEGRGLQLVTKTSKEILAEKWDRMISKGIKPRAMRAMIVGIPNVGKSTLINRLSKKSLAKTGNMPGVTKAQQWIKVGKEIELLDTPGILWPKFEDPETGLKLAVTGAIKDSVIQMEELAIYALKFLEERYPERLKERYGIDGVDEEIVHTFDHIAKKRSFISPGGEVDYEMTAEAIVRDIRNQYLGRITFDYRDEMIVEE from the coding sequence ATGACGATACAATGGTTTCCAGGGCATATGGCAAAAGCAAGAAGAGAAGTTACGGAAAAACTGAAATTGGTGGATATCATCTTCGAACTTGTAGATGCCCGGTTACCTTTATCTTCACGAAATCCTATGATTGATCAAGTGATTCAGCAAAAACCACGTTTGATTATTTTAAACAAAATGGATATGGCAGATGAAGTTGAAACCAAAAAGTGGATTCGTTATTTTGAGGATCAAGGAACCCGCGCAGTTGCAATCAATTCCCTTGAAGGTAGAGGGCTGCAATTAGTGACCAAAACATCAAAAGAAATTTTAGCTGAAAAATGGGACCGGATGATTTCCAAAGGAATCAAGCCCCGAGCGATGCGTGCCATGATTGTTGGCATACCGAATGTCGGGAAATCTACGCTGATCAATCGGCTGTCCAAGAAAAGTCTGGCAAAAACTGGCAATATGCCCGGTGTAACAAAAGCCCAGCAGTGGATCAAAGTCGGCAAAGAAATTGAATTGTTGGATACGCCAGGTATTCTTTGGCCGAAATTTGAAGATCCTGAAACCGGTTTAAAGCTGGCCGTAACAGGAGCGATAAAAGATTCGGTCATCCAGATGGAGGAACTGGCAATTTATGCACTGAAATTTCTTGAAGAGCGGTATCCGGAACGCTTGAAAGAGCGCTATGGCATCGATGGCGTAGATGAAGAAATTGTCCATACGTTTGACCACATTGCAAAAAAGCGGAGTTTCATTTCACCAGGTGGAGAAGTGGATTATGAAATGACTGCTGAAGCCATCGTCCGTGATATCCGCAATCAATATCTTGGCCGTATTACGTTCGACTACCGCGATGAAATGATTGTTGAGGAATAA
- the dprA gene encoding DNA-processing protein DprA, whose amino-acid sequence MTEDFWQRLLALHYVYPKPLNRLNRLMIDDPELEKLYRRKPFEIAALMEISLAQANQLKTAYAEALTIPFKDLYEKHKITPISFHHPNYPVSLLDLIDPPAILYAKGRIELLLSPEKIAVIGSRNASHYSQKAINAILPPLVEQQCLIVSGLAKGADAMAHATAIELGGQTIAVTGSGFLHPYPKENAGLHSIIEEKYLSITEYPPYMQPKRWNFPMRNRIISGLSQGILVTEAKAKSGTLSTVEHALDHGKDIFAVPGDIFSALSEGPHKLILEGAKPVWKGSQILEEYRLLRAEK is encoded by the coding sequence ATGACAGAAGATTTTTGGCAGCGGCTGTTAGCTTTGCATTATGTCTACCCAAAACCGTTGAACCGGTTAAATCGGTTAATGATCGATGATCCGGAGCTGGAGAAGCTCTACAGAAGAAAGCCGTTTGAAATAGCTGCTCTAATGGAAATTTCACTCGCGCAGGCAAATCAATTGAAAACTGCATACGCAGAAGCTTTAACCATTCCTTTTAAAGATTTATACGAGAAACACAAGATAACCCCCATATCTTTTCACCATCCCAATTACCCCGTAAGTTTGCTGGATTTGATTGATCCACCGGCGATACTTTATGCAAAAGGCAGGATTGAACTGCTGCTATCCCCCGAAAAAATAGCAGTCATCGGCTCTCGGAACGCCTCCCATTATTCCCAAAAAGCCATCAATGCCATACTGCCGCCTTTAGTTGAACAACAATGTCTTATCGTCAGCGGCCTTGCTAAAGGTGCAGATGCCATGGCGCATGCCACAGCAATTGAACTCGGTGGCCAAACGATTGCAGTGACAGGAAGCGGCTTTTTGCACCCATACCCAAAAGAGAATGCGGGGCTGCATAGTATAATAGAAGAAAAATATTTATCGATCACCGAATATCCGCCATATATGCAGCCGAAACGATGGAATTTCCCTATGAGAAATCGGATTATCAGTGGTTTGTCGCAAGGGATCCTGGTTACAGAAGCTAAAGCGAAAAGCGGAACGTTAAGCACTGTGGAACATGCTTTGGACCACGGAAAAGATATTTTCGCTGTTCCTGGAGATATTTTTTCAGCCTTGTCTGAAGGGCCGCACAAATTAATTTTGGAAGGGGCTAAGCCGGTATGGAAAGGCAGTCAAATCCTTGAAGAATATCGGCTTTTAAGGGCTGAAAAATAA
- the rpsP gene encoding 30S ribosomal protein S16, producing MAVKIRLKRMGAKKSPFYRIVVADSRAPRDGRQIQTVGTYNPLTVPAEVKIDEELALKWLHDGAKPSDTVRNLFSKNGIMEKFHNEKSSK from the coding sequence ATGGCAGTAAAAATTCGTTTGAAACGTATGGGAGCAAAAAAATCTCCTTTTTACCGTATCGTAGTAGCTGACTCACGTGCTCCACGTGACGGCCGTCAAATCCAAACAGTAGGTACTTACAACCCGCTAACAGTTCCAGCTGAAGTTAAAATCGACGAAGAATTAGCGTTGAAATGGCTTCATGATGGTGCAAAACCATCTGACACTGTTCGCAACTTGTTTTCTAAAAATGGCATTATGGAGAAATTCCATAACGAAAAATCAAGCAAGTAA
- the sucD gene encoding succinate--CoA ligase subunit alpha, translating to MSVFINKDTKVIVQGITGSTALFHTKQMLEYGTKIVAGVTPGKGGTEVEGVPVFNTVEDAVKATGANVSVIYVPAPFAADAILEAVDAELDMTICITEHIPVLDMVKVKRYMEGKKTRLVGPNCPGVITPDECKIGIMPGYIHKKGHVGVISRSGTLTYEATLQLSVAGIGQSTTVGIGGDPVNGTNFIDALEAFNEDEDTYAVIMIGEIGGTAEEEAAAWVKANMTKPVVGFIGGQTAPEGKRMGHAGAIISGGKGTAADKIKAMNEAGIEVAETPSVIGETLIRVIREKGLYDQCKTH from the coding sequence ATGAGTGTATTCATTAACAAAGACACAAAAGTTATTGTACAGGGAATTACAGGGTCAACTGCCCTTTTCCATACAAAACAGATGCTTGAATATGGAACAAAAATCGTTGCTGGGGTAACACCGGGCAAGGGTGGCACTGAAGTTGAAGGCGTACCGGTTTTCAACACAGTGGAAGATGCTGTCAAAGCTACCGGCGCTAATGTTTCAGTAATTTATGTACCAGCTCCTTTTGCGGCTGATGCAATTCTTGAAGCGGTTGATGCTGAACTTGATATGACGATCTGCATCACTGAACACATTCCTGTATTGGATATGGTTAAAGTGAAGCGTTATATGGAAGGCAAAAAAACGCGTTTGGTCGGACCAAACTGTCCGGGTGTCATCACTCCTGACGAATGTAAAATCGGAATCATGCCTGGCTATATCCATAAAAAAGGTCATGTCGGCGTTATTTCCCGTTCTGGGACGTTGACATACGAAGCGACTCTTCAACTTTCAGTTGCAGGAATCGGCCAATCGACAACTGTTGGAATCGGCGGAGATCCTGTGAACGGAACAAACTTCATCGATGCTCTTGAAGCATTCAACGAAGACGAAGATACGTATGCGGTTATTATGATCGGTGAAATCGGCGGAACAGCAGAAGAAGAAGCTGCTGCGTGGGTCAAAGCGAACATGACAAAACCGGTTGTCGGCTTTATCGGCGGCCAAACTGCTCCAGAAGGAAAACGTATGGGCCATGCCGGTGCGATCATTTCTGGCGGTAAAGGAACAGCTGCAGACAAGATTAAAGCGATGAACGAAGCTGGAATCGAAGTTGCAGAAACTCCTTCAGTAATCGGCGAGACTTTAATCCGAGTAATCAGAGAAAAAGGCTTGTACGACCAGTGTAAAACACATTAA
- the trmD gene encoding tRNA (guanosine(37)-N1)-methyltransferase TrmD, with protein sequence MNINVLSLFPTMFEGIFNQSIMKKAQEKNAVTLGVTDIRQFADNKRQVDDYPFGGGAGMVLKPEPIFNAVESLSQSKKSRIILMCPQGERFTQKKAEELAQEEELIFICGHYEGYDERIREHLVTDEISIGDFVLTGGELAAMTVIDSVVRLLPGVLGNADSPVQDSFSTGLLEHPHYTRPADFRGWTVPAVLTSGNHAKVDQWREEQALKRTLDRRPDLLEELQLTAEQQKILNGLKKQKR encoded by the coding sequence ATGAATATAAATGTCTTGTCTTTATTTCCGACGATGTTCGAGGGAATCTTCAATCAATCCATTATGAAAAAGGCACAAGAAAAAAATGCGGTCACCCTGGGTGTTACGGATATCCGGCAGTTTGCCGATAACAAACGCCAAGTGGATGATTATCCATTTGGCGGAGGAGCCGGCATGGTGCTGAAACCGGAACCGATTTTCAATGCTGTAGAATCGCTTTCTCAGAGCAAGAAATCCCGGATTATCCTGATGTGTCCGCAAGGCGAACGCTTTACCCAGAAAAAAGCGGAAGAGCTTGCTCAGGAAGAGGAATTGATTTTCATTTGCGGCCATTACGAAGGGTATGATGAACGGATCCGGGAGCATTTGGTGACAGACGAAATTTCAATCGGAGATTTTGTGTTGACTGGCGGTGAACTGGCGGCGATGACGGTTATCGATAGTGTCGTCAGGCTGCTTCCAGGCGTACTAGGCAATGCCGACTCCCCGGTCCAAGACTCTTTCTCGACCGGCTTGTTAGAACACCCTCACTACACCCGTCCCGCGGATTTCAGAGGCTGGACAGTTCCGGCCGTCCTGACTTCCGGGAATCATGCCAAAGTCGATCAATGGCGGGAAGAGCAAGCGTTGAAACGCACATTGGACCGCAGACCGGATTTGCTTGAAGAGCTTCAGTTGACTGCAGAGCAGCAGAAGATTTTGAATGGATTGAAAAAACAAAAACGATAA
- the rimM gene encoding ribosome maturation factor RimM (Essential for efficient processing of 16S rRNA), whose translation MEWFNVGKIVNTHGIRGEVRVLSRTDFPEERFAVGMKLGLFKPDAKKPIMVKIASHRQHKNFELLTFEGYPNINDVVEFKDSYLRIAEHDLTELEDHAYYHHEILGCTVFSTEGQEIGIVTEILETGANDVWEVTPKSGKKHYIPYIEDVVKEIDVDEKKVVIDVLEGLLNE comes from the coding sequence GTGGAATGGTTTAATGTTGGAAAAATCGTTAATACTCACGGAATCCGAGGAGAGGTCCGGGTTTTATCGCGTACTGATTTTCCTGAAGAACGGTTTGCGGTCGGCATGAAACTCGGCCTTTTTAAACCCGATGCGAAAAAGCCGATCATGGTGAAAATCGCCAGCCATCGCCAGCATAAAAATTTTGAATTGCTGACGTTTGAAGGCTATCCAAATATCAATGATGTAGTGGAATTCAAAGATTCTTATTTGCGCATTGCGGAGCATGATTTAACGGAATTGGAAGACCATGCCTATTATCATCATGAAATTTTGGGCTGTACTGTTTTCTCGACGGAAGGTCAGGAAATTGGCATCGTTACTGAAATTTTAGAAACTGGTGCTAATGATGTCTGGGAAGTCACTCCGAAATCGGGGAAAAAGCATTACATTCCTTATATTGAAGATGTGGTTAAAGAAATTGATGTAGATGAGAAGAAAGTCGTCATTGATGTACTGGAAGGTTTGTTGAACGAATGA
- the lepB gene encoding signal peptidase I: MEPEVKKKNEVWEWSKALLIAFGLAAIIRFFFFTPIVVDGESMMPTLEHGDRMIVNKIGYTVGDPERFDIIVFHAPEEKDYIKRVIGLPGDHVAYEDDQLYINGEAVEEPYLDSYKEGITGTLTEDFTLEDITNKSTIPEGYVFVMGDNRRASKDSRHIGIVPMEEVIGSTNFVFWPMAEAGVVN, encoded by the coding sequence ATGGAACCTGAAGTGAAGAAAAAAAATGAAGTATGGGAATGGTCTAAAGCTTTATTAATTGCGTTTGGGCTTGCTGCAATAATACGATTTTTCTTTTTCACACCGATTGTTGTAGACGGAGAATCCATGATGCCGACTTTAGAGCACGGAGACCGGATGATCGTCAACAAAATTGGCTATACTGTCGGAGATCCTGAGCGATTTGATATTATCGTTTTTCATGCTCCTGAAGAAAAGGATTATATTAAGCGAGTAATAGGGCTGCCTGGCGATCACGTCGCCTATGAAGATGATCAGCTTTATATAAACGGTGAAGCGGTAGAAGAGCCTTATTTGGATTCTTATAAAGAAGGAATTACCGGTACATTAACTGAAGATTTTACATTAGAGGATATCACCAATAAAAGCACGATTCCGGAAGGGTATGTTTTTGTAATGGGTGATAACCGGAGAGCAAGCAAAGACAGCCGCCATATTGGCATCGTGCCAATGGAAGAAGTCATCGGCAGCACAAATTTTGTGTTCTGGCCGATGGCTGAAGCGGGAGTCGTTAACTAA
- a CDS encoding putative DNA-binding protein, which translates to MGLEKTTRMNYLFDFYQELLTPKQRSYMMLYYLDDHSLGEIAEEYNITRQAVYDNIRRTEAMLEEYEAKLQLFEKFQKRQQLVSSFEKQPFTEERVRELIKQLKEWD; encoded by the coding sequence ATGGGGTTAGAAAAAACAACACGCATGAACTATTTGTTTGATTTCTATCAGGAATTGCTGACGCCTAAACAGCGCAGTTACATGATGCTGTATTATTTAGATGATCATTCCTTAGGTGAAATTGCTGAAGAATATAATATTACACGCCAAGCGGTCTATGATAATATCCGCCGCACGGAAGCTATGCTCGAAGAATACGAAGCAAAACTGCAGCTTTTTGAGAAATTTCAAAAACGGCAGCAATTGGTTTCATCGTTTGAAAAACAGCCTTTCACAGAAGAGCGGGTACGAGAATTGATCAAACAGCTGAAAGAATGGGATTAG
- a CDS encoding KH domain-containing protein, producing MKQLIETIVKPLVDHPDDVKVEIDENASRIVYKLSVHSEDTGKVIGKQGRVAKAIRSIVYSAASNYHKKKTYVDIVD from the coding sequence ATGAAGCAGCTGATTGAAACCATTGTGAAACCGCTGGTTGATCATCCGGATGATGTTAAAGTCGAAATCGACGAAAATGCAAGCCGTATTGTCTACAAGCTTTCCGTGCATTCAGAAGATACAGGGAAAGTGATCGGGAAACAAGGGCGCGTGGCGAAAGCCATCCGTTCCATCGTGTATTCAGCAGCAAGCAATTATCATAAGAAAAAGACTTACGTAGATATTGTGGATTAA
- the sucC gene encoding ADP-forming succinate--CoA ligase subunit beta, producing MNIHEYQGKQILKQYGVAVPEGHVAFSPEEAVKAAKELGTDVVVVKAQIHAGGRGKAGGVKLAKNLDEVRTIAKELLGKVLVTHQTGPEGKEVKRLYIEAGSDIQKEYYLGLVLDRETSRVTLMGSEEGGMDIEEVAANNPERLFYEEIDPVVGLTGFQARRMAYNMNIPTKLVNKAAKLMLGLYQAYVDTDAAIVEINPLVVTGDGQVVALDAKFNFDANALYRHQNIMEMRDYDEEDPKEIEASKYDLSYISLDGNIGCMVNGAGLAMATMDTINYYGGTPANFLDVGGGATAEKVTEAFKIILSDKNVKGIFVNIFGGIMKCDIIAEGVIQAAKEVSLNVPLVVRLEGTNVELGKKLLNESGLDINSADTMAEGAQKIVELVG from the coding sequence ATGAATATCCATGAATATCAGGGGAAACAAATCCTTAAACAATATGGAGTAGCAGTTCCTGAAGGCCATGTAGCTTTTTCTCCGGAAGAAGCAGTGAAAGCGGCTAAAGAACTAGGTACTGATGTTGTTGTGGTAAAAGCCCAAATCCACGCAGGTGGCCGCGGGAAAGCAGGCGGAGTCAAGCTTGCTAAAAACTTGGACGAAGTGCGCACAATTGCCAAAGAATTACTTGGTAAAGTACTTGTGACACATCAGACAGGTCCTGAAGGAAAAGAAGTTAAACGCTTGTATATTGAAGCGGGAAGCGACATCCAGAAGGAATATTACTTAGGATTGGTGCTTGACCGCGAAACTTCTCGTGTAACTCTTATGGGTTCAGAAGAAGGCGGAATGGACATCGAGGAAGTAGCAGCAAACAATCCGGAGCGTCTTTTCTATGAAGAAATCGACCCGGTTGTCGGATTGACTGGCTTCCAGGCACGTCGTATGGCATATAACATGAACATCCCGACTAAACTTGTCAACAAAGCAGCGAAATTGATGCTGGGCCTTTATCAGGCTTATGTTGATACGGATGCAGCTATCGTCGAAATCAACCCGCTAGTAGTGACTGGAGACGGCCAAGTAGTAGCATTGGATGCGAAATTCAACTTCGATGCAAACGCTCTTTACCGCCATCAGAACATCATGGAAATGCGCGATTATGATGAAGAAGATCCTAAAGAAATCGAAGCTTCAAAATATGACTTGAGCTATATTTCCCTAGACGGAAATATCGGCTGTATGGTTAACGGTGCCGGCCTAGCTATGGCAACAATGGATACGATCAACTATTACGGCGGAACACCCGCTAACTTCCTTGACGTTGGGGGCGGTGCCACTGCTGAGAAAGTAACGGAAGCTTTCAAAATCATTCTTTCTGACAAGAATGTAAAAGGAATATTCGTTAACATTTTCGGCGGTATCATGAAGTGTGACATCATCGCGGAAGGCGTTATCCAAGCAGCGAAAGAAGTAAGCTTGAATGTGCCTTTAGTCGTCCGTCTTGAAGGAACAAACGTTGAATTAGGCAAAAAATTGCTGAACGAATCAGGTCTTGATATCAACTCTGCTGACACAATGGCAGAAGGCGCTCAAAAGATCGTAGAACTTGTAGGCTAA
- a CDS encoding ribonuclease HII: MKTIGEVKERLAEAVEWEPWMDELQQDSRKNVQAALSGWQRKKSRREKLVLAHSQKIDFDETFKKNKGDLVCGIDEAGRGPLAGPVVTAAVILPEDCSALLGLDDSKKLPKAKREYFALLIKDMAVSYAVHIQPPEEIDALNIYQATKMSMTKAALQLNPKPDIVLADAMKLDVGRQSESIIKGDAKSLSIAAASILAKTSRDAIMEAYAAEYPVYGFDRHAGYGTKEHVAALQKFGPCPIHRKTFEPVKSLLQEKLF, from the coding sequence ATGAAAACAATTGGAGAAGTGAAAGAAAGATTGGCAGAGGCTGTCGAATGGGAGCCTTGGATGGATGAACTCCAACAAGATTCAAGAAAAAATGTACAGGCTGCGCTCTCGGGCTGGCAGCGAAAAAAAAGCCGGCGCGAAAAACTGGTTTTAGCGCACAGCCAAAAAATAGATTTTGATGAAACCTTTAAAAAGAATAAAGGCGATTTGGTCTGTGGAATCGATGAAGCAGGCAGGGGTCCACTTGCCGGTCCGGTAGTCACTGCAGCTGTCATCCTGCCTGAAGACTGTTCAGCCCTCCTTGGCTTGGACGATTCGAAAAAACTGCCAAAAGCGAAACGTGAATATTTTGCCTTACTGATTAAAGATATGGCTGTCAGCTATGCCGTGCATATTCAGCCCCCTGAAGAAATTGATGCACTGAATATTTATCAAGCGACTAAAATGTCAATGACAAAAGCGGCATTGCAATTAAATCCGAAACCCGATATTGTTCTGGCAGATGCGATGAAACTGGACGTTGGAAGACAAAGCGAATCGATCATTAAAGGGGATGCCAAAAGCTTGAGCATTGCCGCAGCTTCTATTCTGGCAAAGACAAGCCGTGATGCAATCATGGAAGCTTATGCAGCAGAGTATCCGGTTTACGGTTTCGATAGACATGCTGGATACGGCACAAAAGAGCATGTAGCCGCTTTGCAGAAATTCGGCCCCTGCCCCATCCACCGGAAAACGTTTGAACCCGTAAAGTCATTGCTGCAAGAGAAATTATTTTAA